TGGACGAGCCAATGGCCGGCATGAATATCGAAGAAAAGCAGGATATGAGCCGCTTCATTCTGGATGTCAATGATGAATTCGGTACGACGATTGTGTTGATCGAACATGATATGGGCGTGGTGATGGATATTTCCGATCGGGTAGTGGTGCTCGACTACGGTAAAAAAATCGGCGATGGTACGCCGTCGGAAGTGCGCTCGAACGAAGATGTGATTCGGGCTTATTTGGGTGTGGAGCACTGATCATCATGGCTTACTTTCTTGAAACGCTTTTTGGTGGTCTGATGGGCGGCATGCTGTACGCGCTGGTCGGACTCGGGTTTGTGCTTATCTTCAAGGCATCGGGGGTGTTTAACTTCGCCCAGGGCGCCATGGTGCTGGTTGCCGCGTTGTCCATGGCACGGTTTTCCGTCTGGATTCCGCAATGGCTGGGATTTGAAAATCTGCTGCTGGCAAATATTCTGGCGTTCATTGTCAGTGCCGGCGTGATGGTGCTGATCGCCATTCTGGTGGAACGGCTGGTGCTGCGTCACCTGGTCAACCAGGAAGGCACGACGCTCTTGATGGCCACGCTGGGCATCAGTTATTTTCTGGACGGACTGGGACAGATTGTTTTCGGCAGCTCGGTTTACTCCATCAATGTCGGCATGCCCAAAGATCCGGCTTTCATTCTGGACTCGGTATTCGAAGGCGGCATCCTGATCAGCCTGGAAGACCTGACGGCTGCAGTGATCTCGGCAGTGCTGGTGGCGCTACTGGCGTTCTTTTTCCAGTACACGGCGACCGGGCGTGCCTTGCGTGCCGTGGCCGATGACCACCAGGCCGCGCAATCTATCGGCATTCCATTGAATCGTATCTGGGTCATTGTGTGGGTTGTTGCCGGTATTGTGGCACTGGTTGCCGGGATTATCTGGGGCTCGAAATTCGGCGTGCAGTTTACCCTGTCCACTGCCGCGCTGCGCGCATTGCCTGTTGTGATATTGGGTGGGCTCACATCCGTGCCTGGCGCCATTATCGGCGGCCTGATTATCGGTGTCGGCGAAAAGCTGTCTGAAGCCTATATCGGTCCGTTCATAGGCGGGGGGATCGAGATCTGGTTTGCCTATGTCCTGGCGCTGGTGTTCCTGCTGTTCCGTCCGCAGGGATTGTTCGGCGAAAAAATCATTGACCGCGTGTAAAAGGCAAGGGAATCCATATGTTTTATCGTGAAAACGGTCAGTTTAAAGTTAGTTACCGGCAGGATCAGCAGATTTTTCCGATCAGGCAGGATCGTATTTTTATCGGGCTGCTGCTGGTAGCGGCAATTGTGGTCGTGCCACTGCTGTCCTCCAATTATTTCCTGGGCGGAATCATGATTCCGTTCCTGATCCTGGCCATGGCGGCTATCGGCTTGAATATTCTGGTGGGCTATTGCGGTCAGATCTCGATGGGTACCGGCGCCTTCATGGCAGTGGGCGCCTATGCGGCATGGAACTTTGGGGTACGCTTTCCGGAGTTGCCGCTGATCTTTCAATTGTTGATGGGCGGTGTCTTTGCCACCCTGGTCGGCATTCTGTTCGGGATTCCCAGCTTGCGTATCCGCGGCCTGTATCTGGCGGTGGCCACGCTGGCAGCGCAGTTCTTTGTAGACTGGACCTTCCTTCGTATTCCGTTCTTTACCAATAACTCATCATCGGGCAGCGTGTCGGTGCCACGACTGGACTTTTTCGGTCTGCCGATACAAACGCCATTGCAAAAGTATTTGTTCGTTCTTGCGCTTGTGATTGTCATCGCCGTGCTTGCGAAAAACCTGGTGCGCGGCGCCATCGGTCGCGAATGGATGGCCATTCGCGATATGGATGTGGCCGCCTCTGTGATCGGGATCCGTCCCATGTATGCCAAGCTCAGCGCCTTTGCCGTCAGCTCGTTCATTGTGGGAATCGCCGGCGCGTTGTGGGGCTATATCCATCTGGGTTCCTGGGAGCCGTCTGCCTTCGATCTGAATCGTTCATTTCAATTGCTGTTCATGGTGATTATTGGCGGGCTCGGGTCCATCGTGGGCAGTTTTTTCGGGGCGGCCTTCATTGTCCTGGTGCCTATCGCGCTGAATCGGATTCCTGAAATGCTGGGGCTGTCGCTGGGTGTGGATACGGCGGCGCATATCGAGCATATGGTATTTGGCGCCTGATCGTGTTTTTCCTGATCGTCGAGCCGCACGGGTTGGCGCGCTTGTGGAGTATTGCGAAAGAAAAATTGCGGATATGGCCGTTTCCGCACTAGTGGTGTTCGGTTTGCTGTGCTGGATGTATTCAACAAATAAAACCTATCTGGATGAAAATCCAGAGGAGAGAGACATGAAATTGCAAATGAAACAATGGATAGCCGCACTGGGCGTTGCCGGTGTGCTGGGTACGCTGCCGCTACAGGTGCAGGCTGCTGATGAACAATTTATCCCGTTGCTGACCTATCGTACGGGTTCGTTCGCCCCGCTGGGTATTCCCTGGGCCGATGGCAAAATTGATTACCTCAAGCTGGTCAATGCCCGCGACGGCGGCATCAACGGTGTCAAAATTGCCTATGAAGAATGTGAAACGGCCTACGCGACAGACCGCGGCGTAGAGTGTTATGAGCGCTTGAAGGCTGCCCATGGTGGTGCCTCTGGTTTTGATTCGCAGTCTACCGGTATCACATTTGCGGTTTCCGACAAGGCGCCAAGAGATAAGGTGTCTATCGAAACGGTGGGCTATGGTTTGTCGCAATCTGCAGATGGCTCTGTTTTTGAGTGGAATTTCCCCTTGCTGGGCACCTACTGGACCGCAGCAGATGTGATGATTCAGGACATTGCCAAAAAAGAGGGAGGAGAAGACAAGCTCAAAGGCAAGAAAATCGCGCTTGTCTATCATGACTCGCCCTATGGCAAAGAGCCGATTCCGCTGCTCAAGGCGCGCGCCGAAGCCAACGGCTTTGAACTGCAGCTTTATCCGGTAACCGCGCCAGGCGTTGAACAGAAATCCACCTGGCTGCAAATCCGCCAGAAACGGCCCGATTACGTATTGCTGTGGAGCGCGGGCATCATGACCCCGACGGCCATTCGTGAGGCGCAGTCTACGGGCTATGCGCGCGACAAGATGTATGCCATCTGGTGGGCCGGCTCCGAAGGTGACGTGAAAGATCTGGGCCAGGTGGCCAAGGGATACAACGCCATTACGATTCACAATACCGGTGAAGCCAAGGGCAAGGTATACGACGATCTGAAAACGCATGTGTTCGACAAGGGTGAAGGCTCCAGCAAGAATACCCTGGGCACCATCGCTTACACGCGTGGCCTGGTTATTTCCATGTTGCAGGTTGAAGCCATTCGCACTGCCCAGGAAAAATACGGCAAGGGCAAGCATATGACGTCCGAACAGGTGCGCTGGGGTTTCGAAAACCTGAACCTGACCGAAGCGCGCTTGAAGGAAATCGGCTTTGACCAGATTATCAAACCGTTCAAGACCTCTTGCGCCAATCACGTTGGTGAAGACTGGGCGCGGATCGTTCAATGGGATGGCAGCAAGTTTGTTCCGGCTTCCGATCTGTATCAGGCTGACCAGAAATATGTGGGACCGCTGGTCAAGGCTGAAGCCGAAAAATATGCTCAGTCTAAGAAAGTCACTCCTCGTGACTGCAGTAAGGCTTCTTCCTGAGGGATGAGGCACGTCCACCCCCGGCGCGGTACGGTGCCGGGGGATGGGCAACCCATCAGACAGCACATAGCAGGATACCAATATGCAAACCACGCCAACTGCAACAGACACTGCCGCCAAGCCGGAACCTGAACGGCTTCTGCTGAACGTCAACGGCATTGAAGTGATCTATAACCACGTTATTCTTGTACTGCGCGGCGTTTCGCTGGTGGTGCCGGAAGGCAAGATTGTCGCGCTGCTTGGCGCTAACGGCGCCGGCAAGACGACGACGCTGCGTGCCGTATCGAACCTGCTTAAAAGCGAGCGCGGCGACGTGACCAAAGGGACGATTCATTACCAGGACGAACGTGTTGACAGCATGACACCGGCAGATTTGGTCAAACGCGGAGTAATCCAGGTCATGGAAGGCCGCCATTGTTTCGGCCACCTGACCATCGAGGAAAACCTGCTGACCGGCGCCTATACGCGCAAGGTGAGCAAGGGGGACATTGAGGCATCGCTGGAT
Above is a window of Advenella kashmirensis WT001 DNA encoding:
- a CDS encoding branched-chain amino acid ABC transporter permease, translated to MAYFLETLFGGLMGGMLYALVGLGFVLIFKASGVFNFAQGAMVLVAALSMARFSVWIPQWLGFENLLLANILAFIVSAGVMVLIAILVERLVLRHLVNQEGTTLLMATLGISYFLDGLGQIVFGSSVYSINVGMPKDPAFILDSVFEGGILISLEDLTAAVISAVLVALLAFFFQYTATGRALRAVADDHQAAQSIGIPLNRIWVIVWVVAGIVALVAGIIWGSKFGVQFTLSTAALRALPVVILGGLTSVPGAIIGGLIIGVGEKLSEAYIGPFIGGGIEIWFAYVLALVFLLFRPQGLFGEKIIDRV
- a CDS encoding ABC transporter substrate-binding protein, with amino-acid sequence MKLQMKQWIAALGVAGVLGTLPLQVQAADEQFIPLLTYRTGSFAPLGIPWADGKIDYLKLVNARDGGINGVKIAYEECETAYATDRGVECYERLKAAHGGASGFDSQSTGITFAVSDKAPRDKVSIETVGYGLSQSADGSVFEWNFPLLGTYWTAADVMIQDIAKKEGGEDKLKGKKIALVYHDSPYGKEPIPLLKARAEANGFELQLYPVTAPGVEQKSTWLQIRQKRPDYVLLWSAGIMTPTAIREAQSTGYARDKMYAIWWAGSEGDVKDLGQVAKGYNAITIHNTGEAKGKVYDDLKTHVFDKGEGSSKNTLGTIAYTRGLVISMLQVEAIRTAQEKYGKGKHMTSEQVRWGFENLNLTEARLKEIGFDQIIKPFKTSCANHVGEDWARIVQWDGSKFVPASDLYQADQKYVGPLVKAEAEKYAQSKKVTPRDCSKASS